A genomic segment from Gracilimonas sediminicola encodes:
- a CDS encoding PASTA domain-containing protein, which produces MLKQILTNKYFYIGTFSLMLFGAAFLYVADNFIMPYYTNYNEGVTVPDVTRISLEEAEALLTDYGLRFEVADRRANSAYPANYVIDQSPSADNIVKPNRKIYLTVNNEVKPQVVVPNVVDLSLRNAEIQLQNYGLEVGSRSYESSRFKTIIRQSISGGTTVQKGTVIDLVVGDGFGSRIITVPEIIGLRLPEAQLKLREAGFRVGEVQFRPTKDVVPNTVLDFSPKAEELREGESLTLVISERFEVIEQSEGGAVIIDSTDNNSGANPDSLNNQQNQPNNNPDQ; this is translated from the coding sequence ATGCTCAAGCAGATTCTGACTAACAAGTATTTTTATATCGGCACCTTCTCGCTGATGCTATTCGGTGCCGCTTTTCTATATGTGGCTGATAACTTCATCATGCCCTACTACACCAACTATAATGAAGGGGTAACGGTACCTGATGTAACCCGGATTTCTTTAGAAGAAGCCGAAGCTTTGCTAACCGACTATGGGCTTCGCTTTGAAGTGGCAGACCGTCGTGCCAATTCAGCCTATCCGGCGAATTACGTAATTGACCAAAGCCCCAGCGCCGATAACATCGTGAAGCCGAATCGGAAAATCTATCTCACGGTAAACAACGAGGTTAAACCACAGGTAGTGGTCCCCAATGTTGTAGATCTTTCCTTGCGAAATGCAGAAATACAGCTACAGAATTATGGACTGGAAGTGGGCAGCCGCAGTTATGAGTCGTCCCGGTTTAAGACCATTATACGCCAATCTATTTCAGGCGGAACCACCGTTCAGAAAGGTACGGTGATAGATCTTGTGGTGGGAGACGGTTTTGGCAGTCGCATCATCACAGTCCCCGAAATTATTGGGCTCAGACTTCCTGAAGCTCAGCTCAAACTGCGTGAAGCCGGGTTCAGAGTCGGTGAAGTCCAGTTCCGGCCAACCAAAGATGTTGTACCCAATACCGTACTCGACTTTTCTCCTAAAGCGGAAGAACTTCGGGAAGGAGAAAGCCTGACACTGGTCATATCCGAACGTTTTGAAGTTATCGAACAAAGCGAAGGTGGAGCCGTGATCATAGATTCTACCGATAATAATTCAGGTGCTAATCCTGATTCCCTCAACAATCAACAGAACCAACCCAATAACAACCCTGATCAATGA
- the rpe gene encoding ribulose-phosphate 3-epimerase, which produces MNFELPIVAPSILAANFARLGQDIDDAVKGGASWIHCDIMDGHFVPNISYGPGVVKAAKSSAPQAFIDVHLMIENPDDYVEAFVQAGADLISVHFETCPHLHRTLQNIKKYGIMTGVVVNPATSLHNIEPVLNDVDLVLIMSVNPGFGGQSFIESSYDKLKRLAEIREEQELGFLIQVDGGVNLKNAKKVAESGADILVAGSSVFSAEDITARFEELTEILG; this is translated from the coding sequence ATGAATTTTGAACTTCCTATCGTTGCACCATCCATTTTAGCAGCCAACTTTGCACGCCTTGGGCAAGATATAGATGATGCGGTTAAAGGCGGAGCAAGCTGGATTCATTGTGATATCATGGACGGGCATTTTGTGCCCAACATCAGCTATGGGCCAGGCGTTGTAAAAGCTGCAAAATCATCTGCTCCCCAGGCATTCATCGATGTACACCTAATGATTGAAAACCCGGATGACTATGTGGAAGCATTTGTACAGGCCGGAGCCGATTTAATCTCCGTCCACTTCGAAACCTGCCCTCACCTCCACCGAACCCTGCAAAACATTAAAAAGTATGGGATTATGACAGGTGTCGTTGTTAACCCGGCTACTTCACTTCATAATATCGAACCAGTGTTAAATGATGTGGACCTGGTGCTGATTATGAGCGTAAATCCCGGCTTTGGCGGGCAGAGTTTTATCGAGAGCAGTTATGACAAACTGAAGCGATTGGCTGAAATCAGAGAAGAACAAGAGCTCGGGTTTCTGATTCAGGTTGATGGTGGCGTGAACCTCAAAAACGCCAAAAAGGTGGCCGAGTCCGGAGCAGATATTCTGGTAGCGGGAAGCAGTGTATTCAGCGCTGAAGATATTACCGCCCGGTTTGAGGAGCTCACGGAAATACTGGGGTAA
- a CDS encoding PhoH family protein: MIELLDRKSKVAEDDVKTLVALKSGETTAGRPQIRTLDETTGDTIIHTHNGEAITAKTPGQRRIVSSSAEHDIVFAIGPAGTGKTYTSVALAVQALKNRQVRKIILARPAVEAGENLGFLPGDLKEKIDPYLRPLYDALEDMIDRDRLELHLTKNVIEIAPLAYMRGRTLNNAFVILDEAQNATNTQMKMFLTRIGFNSRAIITGDITQTDLPHRQQSGLISIQKILQDIDGIDFVYLGEEDVVRHKLVRDIIKAYDKFEDKKKRK, encoded by the coding sequence ATGATTGAGCTGCTGGATCGCAAGAGCAAAGTAGCCGAGGACGATGTCAAAACCCTGGTTGCTCTTAAAAGTGGAGAAACCACAGCTGGCCGGCCTCAAATCCGTACGCTGGATGAGACTACAGGTGACACCATCATTCATACCCATAACGGGGAAGCTATCACAGCTAAAACTCCCGGGCAGCGAAGAATCGTAAGTTCTTCAGCTGAACATGATATCGTGTTCGCTATTGGCCCGGCCGGTACCGGAAAGACCTATACCTCTGTAGCATTAGCCGTTCAGGCTCTGAAGAACCGCCAGGTAAGAAAAATTATTTTAGCCCGCCCTGCTGTTGAAGCTGGTGAAAACCTTGGTTTTCTTCCGGGTGACCTTAAAGAAAAAATTGACCCGTATCTCCGCCCTCTCTATGATGCCCTGGAAGATATGATTGACCGGGATCGGCTGGAGCTTCACCTGACCAAGAACGTGATTGAAATTGCTCCGCTTGCCTACATGCGTGGACGTACCCTCAATAATGCATTCGTGATTCTGGATGAAGCACAGAATGCCACAAACACGCAGATGAAGATGTTCCTGACCCGAATAGGGTTCAACAGCCGGGCCATTATCACCGGTGATATTACCCAGACTGACCTCCCCCATCGTCAGCAATCGGGACTCATTTCTATTCAAAAGATCCTGCAGGATATTGACGGAATTGATTTCGTTTACCTTGGCGAAGAAGACGTAGTACGCCACAAGTTAGTCCGCGATATTATTAAAGCCTACGACAAGTTTGAGGATAAGAAGAAAAGAAAGTAA
- a CDS encoding four helix bundle protein, whose translation MVKTHRDLQIWQKAMQLVTKVYQAVDDFPGFEKFGLISQIRRSSVSVPANIAEGFGRRSKKDFRRFLNISMGSLFELQTELEVSFNLGFLEEELFKELYSDTREIERMMSSFISTL comes from the coding sequence ATGGTTAAAACTCATCGGGATTTACAGATTTGGCAAAAAGCTATGCAGCTTGTAACTAAAGTTTATCAAGCTGTGGATGATTTTCCGGGCTTTGAAAAATTTGGGCTTATATCCCAGATTCGACGGAGCTCGGTTTCGGTTCCGGCCAACATTGCAGAAGGTTTTGGCAGAAGATCAAAGAAAGATTTTCGAAGATTCTTGAATATCAGCATGGGTTCACTATTCGAATTGCAAACTGAATTAGAGGTATCATTTAACCTTGGGTTTTTAGAAGAAGAACTGTTTAAGGAGCTTTACTCCGATACAAGAGAAATTGAGCGAATGATGAGCAGTTTCATCTCCACCCTATGA
- a CDS encoding MBL fold metallo-hydrolase: MSQTEQTYAATLYEGTFSVGLDKKFVRIERDDPPAKGALKLSLNPLLIHTPERNYLFDCGIGEFGEDTGPETIRQNLNDHGLTEFDITDIFLSHLHYDHIGGLAHRENGYWELTFPDANLWVSKKGWEKMMAKDEYYDEEKTEFVSFIDAKADLHFLDEEDQPYPELKVRKIGGHTEFHQVLLFDDGEHKYLQAGDVIGTKGAINRKYAAKYDFEPKVSQQKREELAKLAFDEGYTILAYHEDQNPLFKLTDYNEKTGYSTENIESYVPA, translated from the coding sequence TTGTCACAAACAGAACAAACCTACGCTGCCACTTTGTATGAGGGCACATTTTCCGTTGGATTAGATAAGAAATTTGTCCGAATTGAGCGGGATGACCCTCCTGCGAAAGGAGCTTTGAAGCTATCCCTTAATCCGTTACTCATTCATACCCCGGAGCGGAATTACCTGTTTGATTGCGGAATTGGGGAGTTCGGTGAAGATACCGGACCGGAAACCATTCGGCAGAATTTGAACGACCACGGACTTACTGAATTTGATATCACCGATATCTTTTTGAGTCACCTGCACTACGACCATATTGGCGGCTTAGCTCATCGTGAGAATGGCTATTGGGAACTTACGTTTCCGGATGCCAATCTTTGGGTTTCCAAAAAAGGCTGGGAAAAGATGATGGCTAAAGATGAGTACTATGATGAAGAGAAAACGGAGTTTGTCTCCTTTATCGATGCCAAAGCCGACCTCCATTTTCTGGACGAGGAAGATCAGCCCTATCCTGAATTGAAAGTCCGGAAGATTGGCGGACATACTGAGTTTCATCAAGTATTGCTTTTTGACGATGGCGAGCATAAATACCTGCAAGCCGGTGATGTTATTGGAACCAAAGGAGCCATCAACCGAAAGTACGCAGCCAAGTATGACTTTGAACCCAAAGTGAGCCAGCAGAAGCGTGAAGAATTGGCCAAACTGGCATTTGATGAAGGATATACTATTTTAGCCTACCATGAAGATCAGAACCCTTTGTTTAAACTGACTGATTACAATGAGAAAACCGGGTACAGCACCGAAAACATCGAGTCTTATGTCCCTGCCTGA
- a CDS encoding purine-nucleoside phosphorylase produces MSLPDYITDIKNFLTDNDFPEQIDSAVILGSGLGTFGDHIQDALSIEYSEIPDFPQSTVVGHSGSLICGVVEGKTVLAFSGRFHHYEGHAFAKTVLPVQLAKAFDVDKLIISNAAGGINLRYRVGDLMIIDSIIKQYMMVSEPAVNTWSSKFEKYAREVKAIARDLNIETQTGTYLYVKGPNYESKAEIRAFRKMGGDAVGMSTAPELIEAAKLGVKTAAVSLITNAAAGVTDQKLDHAEVKEAADQKKGVFAKLVKGLIKEF; encoded by the coding sequence ATGTCCCTGCCTGATTACATCACTGACATCAAAAACTTCCTCACCGATAATGACTTCCCTGAGCAAATAGACTCAGCCGTCATTCTCGGCTCGGGACTGGGTACATTTGGGGATCACATTCAGGATGCACTTTCTATTGAATATTCTGAGATTCCTGATTTCCCCCAATCTACCGTAGTCGGTCATTCCGGGTCGCTGATTTGTGGGGTAGTGGAAGGCAAAACCGTACTGGCCTTTTCCGGTCGTTTTCATCATTACGAAGGGCATGCTTTTGCCAAAACCGTACTTCCGGTGCAATTGGCTAAAGCTTTTGATGTGGACAAACTCATTATCTCAAATGCGGCTGGTGGTATTAACCTGCGTTATCGTGTTGGAGATTTAATGATCATCGACAGCATCATCAAGCAGTATATGATGGTCTCTGAACCGGCTGTAAATACCTGGAGCTCAAAGTTTGAAAAGTATGCCCGCGAAGTAAAAGCTATTGCCCGCGACCTGAATATTGAAACCCAAACGGGAACTTATCTTTACGTGAAAGGGCCAAACTACGAGAGCAAAGCTGAAATAAGGGCCTTCCGCAAAATGGGCGGTGATGCGGTTGGGATGAGTACGGCCCCGGAATTAATTGAAGCTGCCAAACTGGGAGTTAAAACGGCCGCTGTTTCGCTGATCACTAATGCGGCTGCCGGAGTCACGGACCAGAAACTGGATCATGCAGAAGTAAAGGAAGCGGCAGATCAGAAAAAAGGAGTGTTTGCTAAGTTAGTGAAGGGATTGATTAAAGAATTTTAG
- a CDS encoding DUF4384 domain-containing protein, with the protein MKIFETKGLMETGRLVITILLMVFTGECLGQEKPQSVTVNLELMQESDRSLDQVKEELLRDARVEAVQRVTGLNIKSFDAQAETESIEENDAAYFQTFRRLMRINVEGRIVGENTPEYYVEGNMVGITYTCKVQKLDKDYDQYFKVDISSNKKAYTVGEPIEFEVTTTKDAYITLFSIKEDNSVAMFFPNAYLQENYVKSDELRLIPNEKERRIIDFTAQTEGNQEVYSELIFAVATKEKYEFEKLAEELSYKNNWITLNKWLMDLERDQWTEDFAQIVIYDN; encoded by the coding sequence ATGAAAATATTCGAAACAAAAGGGTTGATGGAAACGGGGCGTTTGGTCATTACCATTCTTCTGATGGTTTTTACCGGCGAGTGTTTGGGGCAGGAGAAACCACAATCGGTAACCGTAAACCTGGAACTAATGCAGGAATCGGATCGGTCTTTAGATCAGGTGAAAGAGGAACTATTAAGAGATGCACGGGTAGAAGCCGTTCAAAGAGTTACAGGCTTGAATATTAAATCGTTTGATGCCCAGGCGGAAACAGAAAGTATTGAAGAAAATGATGCTGCCTATTTTCAAACCTTTCGGCGACTGATGCGAATTAACGTAGAGGGGAGAATTGTGGGGGAGAATACGCCTGAATATTATGTAGAAGGGAATATGGTTGGTATAACCTACACCTGTAAGGTTCAGAAACTGGATAAAGACTACGATCAGTATTTCAAGGTAGATATATCGAGCAACAAAAAGGCCTATACCGTTGGAGAACCCATTGAATTTGAAGTTACCACTACCAAGGATGCATATATCACACTATTTTCTATCAAAGAAGACAACAGTGTGGCTATGTTTTTTCCCAATGCTTACCTGCAGGAGAATTATGTTAAAAGTGATGAGCTTCGCCTCATCCCCAACGAAAAAGAACGTCGGATTATAGACTTTACGGCTCAAACAGAGGGAAATCAGGAGGTCTATTCGGAGCTCATTTTTGCCGTTGCTACCAAAGAGAAATATGAGTTTGAAAAATTAGCTGAAGAGCTTAGCTACAAAAATAACTGGATCACCTTAAACAAGTGGTTAATGGATTTGGAAAGAGATCAATGGACGGAAGATTTTGCTCAGATTGTAATCTATGATAATTAG
- a CDS encoding caspase family protein, translating into MSTNKPLNISLLLFTVLVFSACSSVGVLSSENEYLPKASDDASIVFQLNSNVPRTTFYVDGKEVVTAERAKILVNGNAHTITASPEGYRSKEEYLQPPYDKTNYLRFTFMIGDKLNTDDDTSDPILADRQRKPDQAAVEKQTPVDIEFDIPKANKINTDAVGVIIGNKDYSKDIPNVDYAVNDAALVKEYFINTLGIKPGNIIYEENAGKATFDAIFGNENNHMGKLHNFVKPGKSDVYIFYSGHGSPDVNSNSAYMMPIDSDPAFVSFSGYSTDLLYGNLSKLNAKSVAVFLDACFSGASGSGEMLIKNASPIGIKVKNKALTIDNSLIITASSGEQIASWYPHMRHGLFTYFLLKGFKGEADLDNDGILTKSELQNYLTDQDDGIPYFARRLHNRIQTPEIISNEYEETLIKYKN; encoded by the coding sequence GTGAGCACGAATAAACCACTAAATATTTCACTATTACTTTTTACAGTACTGGTATTTTCTGCATGTAGTTCGGTAGGAGTATTAAGCTCTGAAAACGAGTATCTGCCAAAAGCTTCAGATGATGCCAGTATTGTTTTTCAACTGAATTCCAATGTACCTAGAACAACCTTCTATGTAGATGGAAAAGAAGTTGTAACGGCAGAAAGAGCAAAAATCTTAGTTAATGGTAATGCTCATACCATTACCGCATCTCCTGAGGGATATAGATCAAAAGAAGAGTACTTACAACCTCCTTACGATAAGACCAATTATCTGCGGTTTACTTTTATGATTGGCGACAAATTGAATACTGATGATGATACTTCAGATCCAATACTGGCCGATCGACAAAGGAAGCCAGATCAAGCGGCAGTTGAAAAACAGACCCCGGTAGATATTGAATTCGATATCCCAAAAGCCAATAAAATTAATACTGATGCGGTTGGTGTCATCATCGGTAATAAGGATTACTCAAAAGACATCCCGAATGTTGATTATGCCGTGAATGATGCAGCTCTTGTAAAAGAATACTTTATAAACACCCTGGGGATCAAACCCGGAAATATTATTTATGAAGAGAATGCCGGTAAAGCTACTTTTGATGCTATTTTTGGAAATGAAAACAACCATATGGGAAAACTTCACAACTTCGTGAAACCGGGAAAAAGTGATGTTTATATTTTCTACTCTGGGCATGGTTCCCCCGACGTGAATTCTAACTCGGCTTACATGATGCCTATTGACTCTGACCCCGCCTTTGTATCCTTCTCAGGCTACAGCACCGACCTTTTGTACGGCAACCTTTCCAAACTGAACGCCAAATCAGTAGCCGTTTTTCTGGATGCCTGCTTTTCCGGAGCATCCGGTTCCGGTGAAATGCTGATTAAGAATGCCTCTCCCATAGGCATTAAAGTAAAGAACAAAGCTTTAACCATCGATAACAGCCTTATCATCACTGCCAGCAGTGGAGAGCAAATTGCCAGCTGGTATCCTCATATGAGACACGGACTCTTTACCTATTTTTTATTGAAGGGATTTAAAGGCGAAGCGGATCTTGATAATGATGGAATCTTAACTAAATCAGAGCTTCAAAATTATTTGACCGATCAGGATGATGGAATACCCTACTTCGCAAGGCGACTACACAACCGTATCCAAACGCCCGAAATTATTTCCAATGAATACGAAGAAACACTGATAAAGTATAAGAATTAA
- a CDS encoding acyl-CoA carboxylase subunit beta, with protein sequence MASNPKVERLQKLREEALKGGGEARIEKQHDKGKLTARERIDLLVDKGSFEEIDKFVTHRSTAFGLDKKKILGDGVVTGHAKIHGRPVYIFSQDFTVFGGSLSETHAEKICKIMDLALKNGVPIIGLNDSGGARIQEGVSSLGGYAEVFWRNSMASGVVPQISAVMGPCAGGAVYSPALTDFIFMVENSSYMFVTGPNVVKTVTHEEVTSEELGGASTHSTKSGVSHFSSPNDAVCLNDIRQLMKYVPQNCEEKVPMVESKEPDSAKAKALEDLVPLNPNKPYDIHDVIDGIMDKDSFFEVHKDYADNIVVGFARLGGRSVGVVANQPLSLAGVLDIDASLKGARFVRFCDAFNIPLVVFEDVPGFLPGTDQEWNGIIKHGAKLLYAFCEATVPKMTVITRKAYGGAYDVMNSKHIRADYNVAWPTAEIAVMGTKGAVEIIFRKEIAKADDPEAKQKELEDQYSENFAHPYKAAERGYVDDVILPSETREKLIKALEVSHNKVESVPKKKHDNLPL encoded by the coding sequence ATGGCATCCAATCCAAAAGTAGAACGACTACAGAAACTGCGGGAAGAAGCACTTAAAGGCGGAGGTGAGGCCCGAATCGAGAAGCAACATGATAAAGGCAAACTAACCGCCCGCGAGCGAATCGATCTGTTGGTGGATAAAGGCTCGTTCGAGGAAATTGACAAGTTTGTGACCCACCGGAGTACAGCTTTCGGATTGGATAAGAAAAAGATATTAGGGGATGGGGTCGTAACCGGCCACGCTAAAATTCACGGCCGTCCGGTTTATATTTTCAGTCAGGATTTTACCGTATTTGGCGGTTCTCTGTCAGAAACCCATGCAGAGAAAATTTGCAAGATTATGGATCTGGCCTTGAAGAATGGAGTACCGATCATCGGACTTAACGACTCCGGAGGCGCTCGCATCCAGGAAGGGGTATCCTCGCTGGGCGGTTATGCTGAGGTATTCTGGAGAAACAGTATGGCCTCGGGCGTTGTGCCTCAGATTTCGGCTGTGATGGGGCCTTGTGCAGGTGGAGCCGTTTACAGTCCGGCGCTTACCGATTTCATTTTTATGGTGGAAAATTCCAGCTATATGTTTGTAACCGGACCGAATGTGGTGAAAACGGTAACGCATGAAGAAGTTACATCCGAAGAATTAGGCGGTGCTTCCACACACAGCACCAAATCCGGGGTTTCTCATTTTTCCAGCCCTAACGATGCGGTATGTCTGAATGACATCCGGCAGCTGATGAAATACGTGCCTCAGAATTGTGAGGAAAAAGTACCGATGGTAGAATCCAAAGAACCGGATTCGGCCAAAGCCAAAGCACTGGAAGACCTGGTGCCGCTTAACCCCAACAAGCCGTATGATATTCATGATGTGATTGATGGAATTATGGATAAAGATTCCTTCTTCGAGGTTCACAAAGACTATGCGGATAACATCGTGGTCGGTTTTGCCCGACTTGGAGGCCGTAGTGTTGGCGTGGTTGCCAATCAGCCGCTTTCACTGGCTGGAGTTTTGGATATAGATGCTTCTCTGAAAGGAGCTCGTTTTGTTCGTTTCTGCGATGCGTTCAACATTCCGCTGGTTGTATTTGAAGATGTGCCCGGCTTCCTGCCCGGTACCGATCAGGAGTGGAATGGAATCATCAAACACGGCGCTAAGCTGCTGTATGCATTCTGCGAGGCTACGGTTCCAAAAATGACCGTGATTACCCGTAAGGCCTATGGTGGAGCTTACGATGTGATGAACTCCAAGCACATAAGGGCTGATTACAACGTAGCCTGGCCAACAGCCGAGATTGCCGTAATGGGTACCAAGGGTGCGGTGGAAATCATCTTCCGTAAAGAAATAGCCAAAGCCGATGATCCGGAAGCCAAGCAGAAGGAACTGGAAGATCAGTATAGCGAGAACTTTGCTCACCCTTATAAAGCGGCCGAGCGCGGCTATGTGGATGATGTAATACTGCCTTCCGAAACCCGTGAGAAACTGATTAAAGCACTGGAAGTGTCCCATAACAAAGTGGAATCTGTGCCGAAGAAAAAGCACGACAATCTGCCGCTGTAA
- the ccmA gene encoding heme ABC exporter ATP-binding protein CcmA, translated as MISLQVQNLSKKYNRHTIFSDLSFEHTGGILGISGANGSGKSTLMKCLAYLLRPNSGTIIWKQDEESMNQKQVKAKLGYAAPYINLYAELSVEENLRFLVEAGGKSAHEDRLSALLEKVQIPHLSDQLFGSLSTGQQQRVKLAAALVRKPEILMLDEPGSNLDEKGHALVSEIVKEAAEAGTLVFLASNDPNEIALCDTVLNVSEE; from the coding sequence ATGATTTCACTTCAGGTACAAAATCTTTCCAAAAAATATAACCGACATACCATCTTTTCGGATCTCAGTTTTGAGCACACCGGAGGAATTCTGGGTATTTCGGGAGCTAACGGTAGTGGCAAGTCAACATTGATGAAATGCCTGGCTTATCTGCTTCGCCCAAATTCAGGAACCATTATCTGGAAGCAGGATGAAGAATCGATGAATCAAAAACAGGTGAAAGCGAAGCTGGGTTATGCCGCTCCTTATATAAATCTTTATGCAGAGCTTTCGGTTGAGGAGAACCTGCGGTTTTTAGTGGAAGCCGGGGGCAAATCAGCCCACGAAGACCGGCTTTCCGCCTTACTTGAGAAGGTTCAGATTCCACATTTGAGCGATCAGCTTTTTGGAAGCCTTTCTACCGGACAACAACAACGTGTTAAATTGGCCGCCGCTCTGGTTCGCAAGCCTGAAATATTAATGCTGGATGAACCCGGCTCCAATCTCGACGAAAAAGGACATGCATTGGTATCCGAGATAGTCAAAGAAGCAGCTGAGGCCGGTACCCTGGTTTTCCTCGCTTCCAACGATCCTAACGAAATTGCCTTGTGTGATACCGTACTTAACGTTAGTGAGGAGTGA
- a CDS encoding aminopeptidase has translation MISQNDQKLASLILEHSTEVQKGHNVMVQLIGLNGIDLLRALVEQIREKGAHPFIKIEDADTQRILIENGDEEFWKNQASVDQLPLMKQMDAFIGIRASQNIYENSHASKEANKAYSEHFLKPVHFDERVNNTNWCIMRYPSAAFAMNAKMPTRAFADFYYDACLVDYARLEEAMKPLEKRLRATDEIHLKGEGTDIKFSVKGQNWVPCFGKRNIPDGELFTSPVLDSVNGVISYAPSVYQGKPFEFVKLEVKDGVVVDFDSSNNEALKDILDTDEGARQFGEFSFGLNPVIESPMYDILFDEKIYGSNHLTLGKDYEVAPNGNSSNIHWDLVCIGADVYLDGELVRKGRKFVADDLKGLNPEELL, from the coding sequence ATGATCTCACAAAATGATCAGAAACTCGCATCCCTCATTCTTGAACACAGCACCGAGGTTCAGAAAGGGCACAATGTGATGGTACAGCTTATCGGCTTAAACGGCATCGACCTGCTCCGAGCTTTGGTAGAGCAAATCCGTGAAAAGGGAGCGCATCCGTTTATAAAGATCGAAGATGCGGATACGCAGCGTATTTTAATTGAAAATGGTGACGAGGAATTTTGGAAGAATCAGGCTTCTGTTGATCAGCTTCCACTGATGAAGCAAATGGATGCCTTTATCGGAATCCGTGCTTCACAAAATATCTATGAAAATTCACATGCCAGTAAAGAAGCCAACAAGGCCTATTCCGAGCATTTTTTGAAACCGGTTCACTTTGATGAGCGCGTCAACAACACCAACTGGTGCATCATGCGGTACCCATCGGCTGCCTTTGCGATGAACGCCAAAATGCCAACGCGTGCTTTTGCTGATTTTTATTACGATGCCTGTCTGGTCGACTACGCCCGGCTTGAAGAAGCAATGAAGCCCCTGGAAAAACGACTGCGAGCCACCGATGAAATTCACCTTAAAGGTGAAGGAACCGATATTAAGTTTTCGGTTAAAGGACAGAACTGGGTTCCCTGCTTTGGTAAGCGAAATATCCCCGACGGAGAACTTTTTACCTCTCCCGTTCTGGATTCCGTAAATGGAGTGATTTCTTACGCTCCTTCCGTTTATCAGGGCAAACCTTTTGAATTTGTGAAGCTGGAAGTGAAAGACGGCGTGGTGGTTGATTTTGATTCCTCCAACAACGAGGCCCTTAAAGATATTCTGGACACAGACGAGGGAGCACGGCAATTCGGAGAGTTCAGCTTTGGGTTGAACCCGGTGATCGAAAGCCCGATGTATGACATTCTTTTTGATGAGAAGATTTATGGGTCTAACCACCTTACCCTCGGTAAAGACTATGAAGTAGCACCAAACGGCAACTCCAGTAACATCCATTGGGACCTGGTTTGTATTGGCGCTGATGTGTACCTGGATGGAGAGCTGGTGCGCAAAGGCCGCAAGTTTGTTGCTGACGACCTTAAAGGATTAAACCCCGAAGAACTACTGTAG
- a CDS encoding response regulator transcription factor: MKKTVLIYGAVLAAGVLVVEAIEYFYMVEIISTPVYIVAIAILFTILGIWLGKKLTAKAPQESEKAPFKRNEKALKSLGISERELDVLEHLGKGHSNQEIANKLFISINTVKTHLSSVYQKLEVSRRSMAVKKARSLKLIP; this comes from the coding sequence ATGAAGAAAACAGTATTAATTTACGGGGCTGTACTTGCTGCCGGTGTATTAGTGGTAGAAGCAATTGAGTATTTTTATATGGTAGAAATCATCTCAACTCCGGTGTATATCGTTGCCATTGCCATTCTATTTACCATATTAGGCATTTGGCTGGGGAAAAAACTAACGGCAAAAGCACCACAGGAATCTGAAAAAGCTCCTTTCAAACGGAATGAAAAAGCCTTGAAGTCGCTGGGTATCAGCGAGCGCGAACTTGATGTCCTCGAGCATCTCGGGAAAGGTCACTCTAACCAGGAAATAGCCAATAAGCTTTTTATTTCTATCAATACGGTAAAAACACACCTTTCCAGTGTTTACCAAAAACTGGAAGTAAGCCGCCGAAGTATGGCCGTTAAAAAAGCCCGATCGTTAAAGCTCATCCCATAA